A section of the Cutibacterium granulosum genome encodes:
- a CDS encoding metal ABC transporter permease produces MDFSTIINFNDFATLVPLVTGSIIAGLILGVVSGLIGPMIHARDLAFAVHGTSELSFAGASVALYFGTSVTGGAVAGSLVAAVILGMLGVRAKERNASIGVMLPFGLGIGMLFLSLYDGRSSNKFGLLAGQIVAMESTQITTLAAVAALVTAVLAFIWRPLFFASVDPEVARARGVPMRTLSILFMVLLGLTTAMAVQLVGALLVLSLLITPTAAASKITVRPTMLVVWSILFAVVSAVGGILLSLGPGLPISPYVTTVSFLIYLVCLIIGSIRSRRGWGRRAAT; encoded by the coding sequence ATGGATTTCTCGACAATCATCAATTTCAATGACTTCGCCACCCTCGTCCCGCTGGTGACCGGTTCGATCATTGCCGGACTCATCCTGGGGGTCGTCTCGGGGCTCATCGGTCCGATGATCCATGCAAGAGACCTCGCCTTCGCCGTGCACGGCACCTCCGAGCTGTCCTTTGCCGGGGCCTCGGTGGCGCTGTATTTCGGGACGTCAGTGACCGGTGGCGCCGTGGCCGGTTCGCTGGTGGCCGCCGTCATCCTGGGAATGCTGGGGGTGCGAGCCAAGGAACGCAATGCCTCGATCGGCGTCATGTTGCCGTTCGGTTTGGGTATCGGGATGCTCTTCCTGAGCCTGTACGACGGACGATCGTCCAACAAGTTCGGCCTGCTCGCCGGGCAGATCGTAGCGATGGAGTCGACCCAGATCACCACCCTGGCGGCAGTTGCCGCACTCGTCACGGCTGTCCTGGCGTTCATCTGGCGTCCGTTGTTCTTCGCCTCGGTGGATCCCGAGGTGGCTCGGGCACGCGGGGTGCCGATGCGCACCCTGTCCATTCTCTTCATGGTGCTGCTCGGCCTGACGACGGCCATGGCCGTCCAGCTCGTCGGTGCCCTGCTCGTGCTCTCCCTGCTCATCACGCCGACTGCGGCCGCCAGCAAGATCACGGTGCGGCCGACCATGCTCGTCGTGTGGTCCATTCTCTTCGCCGTCGTCTCGGCGGTGGGAGGCATTCTGCTCTCCCTGGGGCCCGGTCTGCCGATCAGCCCCTACGTCACGACGGTGAGTTTTCTCATCTACCTCGTCTGTCTGATCATCGGGTCCATTCGCAGCCGACGTGGCTGGGGGCGACGAGCTGCTACCTGA
- a CDS encoding cysteine hydrolase family protein yields the protein MNEETMMGEQDGPGEPWLVVIDPQRIFADPSSQWCAPRFAEIVPVIDRLVTGFGDRVIVTRWVAGQPHEGSWRDYFTRWPFADLAANDPLLDLVDAARPWARRPTVDCSTFGKWGASMQELTGEHPHLVLTGVATDCCVISTALAAADAGARVSVVSDAVAGSADAEHEAALHVMELFSPQIEVVEAQDVLAR from the coding sequence ATGAACGAGGAAACGATGATGGGTGAACAGGACGGGCCCGGCGAGCCGTGGCTGGTCGTCATCGATCCGCAACGGATCTTCGCCGACCCGTCGTCACAGTGGTGTGCACCCCGATTCGCAGAGATCGTTCCGGTGATCGACCGGCTCGTCACAGGTTTCGGCGATCGGGTGATCGTCACCCGATGGGTCGCCGGGCAGCCACACGAGGGGTCGTGGCGGGACTACTTCACGCGCTGGCCCTTCGCCGATCTTGCCGCGAATGATCCACTGCTGGATCTGGTGGACGCTGCCCGGCCGTGGGCGCGTCGCCCCACTGTGGACTGCTCCACCTTCGGCAAGTGGGGCGCCTCCATGCAGGAGCTCACCGGAGAGCATCCGCACCTGGTGCTCACCGGGGTGGCCACCGATTGCTGCGTCATCTCGACGGCCCTCGCCGCTGCCGACGCCGGGGCGCGGGTGAGCGTCGTCTCCGACGCCGTTGCAGGTTCCGCAGATGCCGAGCACGAGGCTGCCCTGCACGTCATGGAGCTGTTCTCACCGCAGATCGAGGTGGTCGAGGCGCAGGACGTGCTGGCCCGGTAG
- a CDS encoding metal ABC transporter ATP-binding protein yields the protein MPSATPAQLDNAKVAFGERILWEHVNLTVHPGEFIAVLGPNGVGKTTMLRVLLGQTALSEGTARVNGKPVRPGSRDIGYIPQQRTLDALAPVRGRDLVGMGIDGHRWGPGWPSRTRRRRIAEVIERVGASAYADSPISVLSGGEQQRLRIAQALVSEPVLMLCDEPLLSLDIHHQQAVTRLIDQARRDNPLGVLFVTHEINPILPFVDRVVYVANGGMRIGTPDEVLRTEVLTDLFGSPVEVFQHGDRIIVLADEEQGRHVHGENRER from the coding sequence ATGCCATCTGCCACACCAGCCCAGTTGGACAATGCCAAGGTTGCCTTCGGTGAACGCATCCTGTGGGAACACGTCAACCTCACCGTGCATCCCGGCGAGTTCATTGCCGTCCTGGGCCCCAATGGTGTCGGCAAGACGACGATGCTGCGCGTCCTGCTCGGGCAGACCGCTCTGTCCGAGGGCACTGCACGGGTCAACGGCAAACCCGTCCGGCCCGGATCACGTGACATTGGTTACATCCCGCAGCAACGCACCCTTGACGCCCTGGCCCCTGTTCGCGGCAGGGATCTGGTCGGCATGGGGATCGATGGTCACCGGTGGGGGCCGGGGTGGCCGTCGCGGACGAGGCGGAGACGCATCGCCGAGGTCATCGAGCGAGTTGGGGCGTCTGCCTACGCAGACTCACCGATCAGTGTGCTCTCCGGAGGTGAGCAGCAACGGCTGCGCATCGCCCAGGCCCTCGTGAGCGAACCAGTGCTCATGCTCTGTGACGAGCCGCTGCTGAGTCTGGACATCCATCATCAGCAGGCCGTCACACGCCTCATCGACCAGGCCCGCCGCGACAATCCACTGGGCGTCCTCTTCGTCACCCACGAGATCAACCCGATCCTGCCGTTCGTCGACCGCGTCGTCTACGTTGCCAATGGCGGTATGCGCATCGGGACCCCCGACGAGGTGCTGCGTACCGAGGTGCTCACCGACCTCTTCGGCTCTCCGGTGGAGGTGTTCCAGCACGGCGATCGAATCATCGTGCTGGCCGACGAGGAGCAGGGCCGCCACGTCCACGGCGAGAATCGGGAGCGCTGA
- a CDS encoding metal ABC transporter solute-binding protein, Zn/Mn family: protein MRHPILTAALAGTVALTMVGCSTNKDDQSASGDKSDKPVIVASTNVWGSVARAVGGDQAEVKSVITKPTQDPHDYEATAQDKLAFSKASIAIVNGGGYDDWATTLAKSSDSKPTLIDAVTASGLKTADDADHEEHGDHDADHEGHHHHHHHGEFNEHVFYSIDTALKVSKVIETQLSKADPDHASDYKANADEFAGQLKDLDKKADSFADSHKDVHALATEPVAGYLLQDMGIEDSTPEEFVAQSETDAGPSTKTVADTKALLSDKKVQLLVVNGQTTDAITDQLRSTAKTAHIPEVGVTETLPEGVDTYADFIGSTIDKISTTVK, encoded by the coding sequence ATGCGACACCCAATCCTGACCGCTGCGCTCGCCGGCACCGTCGCGCTGACGATGGTCGGCTGCTCCACCAACAAGGACGACCAGTCCGCCTCGGGCGACAAGTCCGACAAGCCCGTCATCGTGGCCTCGACGAATGTCTGGGGATCAGTTGCCCGAGCCGTGGGCGGCGACCAGGCCGAGGTGAAGTCCGTCATCACCAAACCCACCCAGGATCCGCACGACTACGAGGCGACGGCGCAGGACAAGCTCGCCTTCTCCAAGGCGTCCATCGCCATCGTCAACGGCGGTGGGTACGACGACTGGGCCACCACCTTGGCCAAGTCCTCGGACTCCAAGCCGACACTCATCGACGCCGTCACTGCGTCCGGGCTCAAAACGGCCGATGACGCCGACCACGAGGAGCACGGTGACCACGACGCGGATCACGAGGGCCACCACCATCATCACCACCACGGCGAGTTCAACGAACACGTCTTCTACAGCATCGACACCGCACTCAAGGTGTCCAAGGTGATCGAGACCCAGCTGTCCAAGGCAGATCCCGACCATGCCAGCGACTACAAGGCCAATGCCGACGAATTCGCCGGCCAGCTCAAGGACCTCGACAAGAAGGCCGACTCCTTCGCCGATTCCCACAAGGACGTCCATGCCCTGGCCACCGAGCCGGTCGCCGGGTACCTGCTTCAGGACATGGGCATCGAGGACTCCACCCCCGAGGAGTTCGTGGCCCAGTCCGAGACCGACGCCGGCCCGTCCACCAAGACCGTCGCCGACACCAAGGCCCTGCTCAGCGACAAGAAGGTCCAGCTGCTCGTCGTCAATGGGCAGACCACCGACGCCATCACCGACCAGCTGCGTTCCACCGCCAAGACCGCACACATTCCGGAGGTCGGAGTCACCGAGACCCTCCCCGAGGGTGTCGACACCTATGCCGACTTCATCGGCTCGACGATCGACAAGATCTCCACAACCGTCAAGTGA
- a CDS encoding esterase-like activity of phytase family protein: MTSTGVAHAAPQSTGDAEAATAISLYTSALGDITTMPNGVHITNSGHGSSFHAAPSAELVDHQSVFYGLTDRGPNVDGDLAGKEVKVEPVVDFQPNITKFVLRNGVMEPRETIGLKRNGKPINGQLNGQADTGETIVDITGRKLAPSDNGLDPEGLVAAKDGSFFVSDEYGPFIVHFDADGNEIDRLNPYEGTLPAELRFRTANKGMEGLTLSPDGKTMYGVMQSALTTPDIKGKSKNVPFVRIVAIDTASMKVTGQYLYMLHSSQAHTTVSEISALGNHTLLVDERDGKAGSDTFKRLYRIDLAQATNLLDLANAYDPDKGGVLIDGKSLEGYVSHTDGAKANEQVAAETLRAAGISPAQGRLYLDVTKLVWGADPSGNTFSHDKVEGVAVTKGGQHLTLANDSDFGLEGSSHTGTQFELKQKEYQGRPETGEALDIDMTAVPQQYRGDGYIAPEVNTTDAGTEVEVTLGGLQPDTGHELLAGRKKLVSVDADARGDATTTVDRAELTAAGNTLTLALDNQVVGSWSVQPAATPSPSMSPSAPAASPTATASGSSPITSPTSSTRATPAATPTGVPSAIVTPELSSHKEATPAGSTTGHAHGTDDDSSTSSGSQIVTSSPSRGLALPATGN, translated from the coding sequence ATGACCAGCACAGGAGTTGCACACGCTGCTCCACAGTCCACCGGTGACGCCGAGGCGGCCACGGCCATCAGCCTCTACACCAGTGCACTCGGCGACATCACGACCATGCCCAATGGTGTGCACATCACGAACAGCGGCCACGGCTCATCGTTCCATGCCGCACCCAGCGCCGAGCTCGTGGACCACCAGAGTGTCTTCTACGGCCTCACCGACCGTGGCCCCAATGTTGACGGTGACCTCGCCGGCAAGGAGGTCAAGGTCGAGCCCGTGGTGGACTTTCAGCCCAACATCACCAAGTTCGTCCTCAGGAACGGCGTGATGGAGCCGCGGGAAACCATTGGGCTCAAGCGCAACGGCAAACCGATCAACGGTCAACTCAACGGCCAGGCCGACACCGGGGAGACGATCGTCGACATCACCGGCAGGAAACTTGCCCCCAGCGACAACGGCCTGGACCCCGAGGGATTGGTGGCCGCCAAGGACGGCAGCTTCTTCGTCTCCGACGAGTACGGCCCGTTCATCGTGCATTTCGACGCCGACGGCAACGAGATCGATCGTCTGAATCCCTACGAAGGCACTCTGCCCGCTGAGCTGCGGTTCCGCACGGCCAACAAGGGCATGGAGGGGCTCACCCTCAGCCCGGATGGCAAGACCATGTACGGAGTCATGCAGTCCGCCCTGACGACGCCGGACATCAAGGGCAAATCCAAGAATGTGCCGTTCGTGCGCATCGTCGCCATCGACACCGCATCCATGAAGGTGACCGGGCAGTACCTCTACATGTTGCACTCCTCACAGGCACACACCACCGTCTCGGAGATCTCGGCCCTGGGCAACCACACCCTCCTCGTCGACGAGCGAGATGGCAAGGCAGGCTCCGACACCTTCAAGCGTCTGTACCGCATCGACCTGGCCCAGGCCACCAACCTGCTTGACCTCGCCAATGCCTACGACCCCGACAAGGGTGGCGTCCTCATCGACGGAAAATCCCTGGAGGGCTACGTGTCGCACACCGACGGAGCGAAGGCCAACGAGCAGGTCGCCGCCGAGACGTTGCGTGCGGCTGGCATCTCACCGGCGCAGGGCAGGCTGTACCTTGACGTCACCAAGCTGGTCTGGGGAGCCGATCCCAGTGGCAACACCTTCAGCCACGACAAGGTGGAGGGGGTCGCCGTCACCAAGGGTGGTCAGCATCTCACCCTGGCCAATGACTCCGATTTCGGGCTGGAGGGTTCCAGCCACACCGGGACGCAGTTCGAGCTCAAGCAGAAGGAGTACCAGGGCAGGCCCGAGACCGGCGAAGCCCTGGACATCGACATGACCGCCGTCCCGCAGCAGTACCGAGGTGACGGTTACATCGCACCAGAGGTCAACACCACAGACGCTGGCACCGAGGTGGAGGTCACCCTCGGCGGTCTGCAACCCGACACCGGCCACGAGCTACTCGCCGGGAGGAAGAAGCTGGTCTCGGTGGATGCCGATGCTCGTGGAGATGCCACTACGACGGTCGATCGTGCTGAGCTCACCGCTGCAGGGAATACTCTCACCCTTGCCCTGGACAACCAGGTCGTGGGTTCCTGGTCGGTGCAGCCTGCAGCCACGCCGTCACCATCCATGAGCCCCTCCGCTCCTGCAGCGTCTCCCACTGCCACGGCGTCTGGCTCCTCGCCCATCACCTCTCCGACCTCGAGCACTCGTGCCACACCTGCGGCCACTCCGACTGGTGTTCCGTCGGCAATCGTGACCCCCGAGCTGTCATCGCACAAGGAAGCCACACCCGCTGGGTCCACCACCGGACACGCCCACGGCACCGACGACGATTCGAGCACCTCATCTGGCAGCCAGATCGTCACGTCGAGCCCCTCACGTGGCCTGGCCCTACCGGC